In Bacteroides cellulosilyticus, the genomic stretch AGGCGAAATCTGTCCTAACATATCAACAATTCTACCATGCTCGTCAGTTTCTGTCCAAGCATCAATTTGTTTCCTTAATGTTTCATCCATTGTTCATTGTGGTTTAATGATGTCCAAAGATATAAAAACTCAGTTTATTCACTCTATAAACTGCCATAAAAAATTACAATTGGATAATGGCTATTTTATAGAAGCCATGACAAATTGCAAATTCCATTCTGTCAATTTGCTTTTCCAAAGAACTTTTATTTAGTATTTATTCAGGAAGATACCCAAAAGGTAGGACAAATGTCATTATATTCATAAGAGAAAGAGCAAGAAGTACAAGTCTTTTCTTTATATTTTAAAGACTGTTTTTCAAAAAAAAACGGCTATGGAAAAAAGCATTTTCCATAGCCGGGTACATATAAAACAATACTTAATTATTTATAACCTGTATTCTGAGTGAACTCTGTTTTATTTTCAATTGCATCCAAAAATGTCTGCGGAAATGGACGTACCCAATGGTGTTCATCAACATTAGCCGCATTAGGATTACATTTCTTTATTCTTTTTACAAACTGCTCTTTACCAAAACGCTTTAAATCAAACCACCTCAGTTGTTCCCCCGCCAATTCTCTCGCACGTTCATCCAAAATAAAATCAATATCTTGAATCTGTGACAGGTTGACACACATATCTTCTTCATAACCGGCAACTGCACGAGTCATACGTAGCTTATTCATATAATCCAAAGCATCAGATTTATCCGTTTGAGCCCCAGCTTCTGCTACAATCAGATACATTTCAGCGATACGAATCATAAAACCGTCCCGCGTACTTCTATCTTCATCTTTAGAAGCACGTGCAGGGTCTGCAAACTTACATAACTCTAAAGATTGCTTCATGTTTTTAGTAGAACCGTCTGCATTATAAATATCATTTCTATCAAACAGCTGGTAACGGTTTTCTGCCCAAGCACGTTGTGCAGCAGTTGCTTCCCTTTTAATTATATAAATAGCCGTATCAGCCATTGCCGTGTACTTACCTTTTCCTTTCTCATTATTCATGATCCATAGATGGCGGAAACTGCCACCATAACGTTGATCTCTTTCCTCATCAAACAAGTCAATCAAATAACGGGTTGGCATGTAACGGTTAAACGGACGTCCATACTCTATGGAACGTGTCATACCCGGTTGATCATCATATTTCATGCAGAAAAGCAGATGCGCATTATTTCCTCCATTTCTGATAACCGGTTTATCATCCAATTCCGAATTATACAGCTGATTTGTTGAATAATCGACATACCATATTACTTCATTATTGGAATTTCCATCACTGTTCTTCATGTCCCAGATAGAAGCAAAATCTTTAGCCAACTCAAACGGACCATTGTCTATCACATCTTTGGCCAAATTATAAGCCTGTTCATACATCTTTGCATCCTTCGTTACACTAGCCCGCGTCAACAGTAGTCTGGCTTTAAGTGCTTTGGCAGTCCATACCGTAACTCGACCACCATCATTCTGCTGGGTAGATAATTTACTTGTAATAGCCCAGTCCAGATCACTAAACATATGCTGATAAATATCACTTACCGATGTTTTAACCGGATTCATTACGATACTGCTTGAAGGCACATCTATGTAATAGGTATCTCCAAATGTTTCAGTCAGTATCCAATAATAAAATGCACGCAGTACTCTGGCTTCCGCCTCACGCTTATTCAATGTTGTAGCCAATGTTTCATCTTTCGATGGATTAGGTACAGTTTCCGCATGATAGATTGCGGTGTTGCACCAGTTTATAGCTGCGTAGAATCGGTCAAAATAAAAGGTACATGCAGAATTGGTACCATCAAGCGACTGCGTATATGCCGCCATATTATTATCCACACATCCGGAAGCTGCAGCTATAATATCCGTTCCGGTTTCACTCAAGCCAATGGCATCTTCTTTACCTGCCCAAAAGCGCAATGGGGTATAACATGCATTCACGATGGCATTCAACCCTTCTTCCGTATCATAATATCCCCCTTCGGAAGTTACATCACTATAATTGGTTTCATCTAAGAAACTATCACAACCACTTCCCAGAAACAGCATCAACGATGCTACTAATAATATACTTTTTTTCATAATGTTATTCCTTTAAATACTGAATCGTTTATCAAAAATCCAAATTGATACCAAACACAAGTTGCTTGGTCATAGGGAATGAAATACCTCCTCCACGTTCCGGATCATAATTCTCAATACTACTGAAAGTGAAGAAGTTTTTAGCTGTTGCATAAATGCGTACGCGGTCCAGTCCTATATTCTTCAGTGCCTTTGCCGGAAGATTATAAGCTAAAGTTATATCTCTGATTTTCACAAACGAGCCTTTTTCATATTTCAAGGTTGAAGAATATCTGGTTTTTCCGAATCCGTAAAAACGGTTAGGACGTGGAAAATCGTTTGTGGGATTTTCAGGAGTCCAGTAGTCTACATTCGAACTGTTTTCCAATCCGTCAGGTTTATATCCTCTATTAAATTCATAATCGATCCACTGACCTAAACGGCTGTAAATGAAAAACGAAAATTCAAAATCATGAATGGTAAAAGCATTATTGATACCAAAAGTCACTTTCGGACGTTTACTGTAAATAACACGGTCTTCGGGAGTAATTTCCCCGTCATCATTCGTATCCTGTATCTTTATGTCACCAGGAATCTGCCCGTTCTTAGCAGCTTCTTCCGCTTCATCTAATTGCCAGATACCAATTTTCTTGTAATCGTAAAACACCTGAAACGCTTCACCTACAAACCACGAGTTAGCCTCATCTCTCATTGCTCCTGATGCCAGTTCTTTTATTTTCTCCTTGTTGTGAGAAAGCGTAAAATCTGTGCTCCAGGTAAAATTCTTCTTTTGTATATTTACTGAGTTTAGCGTTATATCAATACCAAAGTTTTCCGTCTTACCAATATTTTCCATCACATCAGAGTAACCATTAGTTGATGGAATCTTGCGATTCATAAGAACATTCCTCGTATATGATTTATAAACGTCCAGAGAACCTGACAGACGATTATTGAAGAGCCCGAAATCTACTCCCAAATCGAATACAGAAGTTGTTTCCCACGTCAGATTCTTATTCGACATAGTCTTAGGATACAGACCACTGGCCAGCTCATTATTGAATGAATAAGTAGAAGAGCCCAAAAGACCTATCGTTTGATAAGGATCAATGGCTGATTGACCGGATTCTCCCCAACTTAAACGAAGTTTCAAGTTGGATAAATTATCAATGTTCTTCAGAAAAGCTTCTTCATTCATTCTCCACGCTAATGCAACAGATGGGAAATACCCCCACTTATGTCCACTGGCAAGTAATGAAGAGCCGTCTGCGCGTAAAGAAGCTGTAAGGATATAACGGTCCATAAACTTATAATTTACACGTCCGAAGAAAGAAGCCAAATTCTCTTCCTGTAAATAACTGTCAATCATAACTTCCTTGGTGTTTGATGCCAAGTTATGATAGATGTTACCTCCATAAGTCTGACCTTTACCTGAAGCCAATGTATATTCTTTACTCTTATAAATCGTACTGGTACCACCCATTATCTGAAAATCATGCTCTCCCAATATCTTCGAATAGGTCAGGATGTTTTCCCAGGTAATACCCGATTGAATAGTATGTTCTTTCAATGATTTACTGTCTTTACCTTCGCCATCCAAAGAGTTTGCCGAGCAATAATACCCTCTTCTTGAATTCTGAGCATCAACCCCTAATGTTGTTCTGAAAAGAAGATCTTTTGTGATATTCCAGTTCGCATACAAGCTGCCAAAGAAGCGGGTACCTTTCGTGTTATCCTTTATTGCCCCCTCCACATCATCCACCAATGGATTGGTCTGAGAATTGTATCCCGGTGCCGGGAATCTTACCACTTCTCCATTTTCATCATAAGGTTTTGATAATGGAACAATCTTATTACACATATTCAACGGATCACGGCGTGTGTTTTGATCCTTATAGGTATACGTGATGCTTGTGCCTATTTTCAGAGTTTTCAGTAATTCATGATCCAATGCTACCCTGGCATTCAATCGTTTATAATTATCATTCTTGAAAAGTCCATTCTCACCTCTATATCCCAAGGAAATATTGTGTTGTGTCTTGTCTGTACCTCCCGATATGGATAGTTCATAATTCTGATTGAAACCATTGCTCATCATTAAGTCACGATAGTCAGTAGACACTCCTTCTCTAACATATTCCAATTCCTGTGCCACTGTAAAAACCTGATCATCCGGCAAATATTCATTAGTTGTCTGGTCACGGTATGCTTCACGTTTTAACTGTGCATATTCAGCTCCATTCATGATAGATGGATAAGAAGAAATCATATTAACAGAAGCAAAAGCATTCAGAGAAACTTTTGATTTTCCTGTTTTTCCTTTCTTAGTAGTCACGATGATAATACCATTTGCACCGCGTGTTCCGTAAATGGCAGTCGAAGATGCATCTTTTAAGACTTCAATAGATTCGATATCCGAAGGATTAATATCCAGAGTTGTACCATAATCTACTCCATCAACCAAGATCAGAGGTTTATTGCTGGCTTTTAATGATCTCTCTCCACGAATGGTGAAACTCAGATCAGCTCCTGCCTTACCTGAAGAAGAAGTCAGGTCCAATCCTGCAACCTTTCCCTGTAAAGCTTCCAAAGCATTGGTTGTCGGTATAGCTGTGATATCCCGTGACTTTACGGAAGACACAGCACCCGACAAGTCCCTCTTTTTCTGTACACCATAGCCTACAACAACAACTTCATCCAAAGCCTGTGCATCTTCTTTCAAGGTAATGGTAAATGACGTCTGTTTTCCAACCGGTATAGACTGAGTCAGATAACCGATGTAAGAGACAACTAAAACATCTTTCTCCTTCACATTCGGAATGGCAAATTTACCATCCACATCCGTAATAGAACCGTTACCGGTTCCTTGCACAGATACATTGACTCCAATCACCGGCTCTCCGGTAACATCTTTCACAATACCGGAAACCTGGTGTGTCTGAGCCAGAGACAACAAGCAAAGCATGCTAAACATCAAAGACATACATGCCCTTCGAATAAATACATTCTGATTCATAAAAAAGTGCTTTTTAAATTAGTAAATAAGGTATTTGTTTTTCTATTCATAATGAAAAGTTGAAGGTAGCAGGAGTATCTGCTTTTAACGCTATTTCCTGTATTTCCGCTTCCCCCAATTGAATTTTTACGTTCTGATCTATTTTAGATAATAGAGTGACTTTCACTTCTTTTTCATTCCATGACAGCTCTTGCACTATAATTCCACCTCTCAAGGCTACTCCGTTTATATGCCCACTGCGCCATTGCCGGGGCTTGCATGGTAAAAGGGATATCAGACCCGGTTCCGAGTAAACCAACATTTTCATCACTAAAGACGGGTATCCACCGCAGATGTCCAGATTGAATGTCTTTTTAGGATCGTGGGTTGAAACCATATTATTATTCCAATAACTGTTTCCCAACCAAATCAGCATATCATAAGCCGTCTCGGATTCACCTAAAGCACACGCAGAGAAAGCCAGTTGAATCATACCGAACGCCATGATTCCGCCATTGTCTTGCCGGCGTATTTCCATCCTACGATTAACGGCGCGCTTACATCCTTCTACCAAATCCTTATCCTTCATAATGAGGGGGTCATGAAAATCATACAGTCCGAATAAGTGAGAAGCGTGACGATGTTTATGATTGTCCTGCAAGTCCTTCCACATCCATTCTCTGATTTCTCCATTCTCATTCAGCATATAAGAAGGCATTTTGGCCTGCATAGACTCCCATACCGGAATTTTATCCTGATTGACACCCAGAATCTGACTGGCTTCTATAACTGAGCGCAACAAAGCATTAGCTGCCATCACATCCATCGTAGCATTTATACAAGCCTGGCTGGGATGATTTACCGGATGATTTTCCGGAGAATATGAAGGATTAAAAACATACTTCCCATCAGCCCCTTCTTTCAGGAAGTCTTCATAAAACAAGGCAGCCTGTTCCATGAATGGAAGTGCCCGTTTCTGCAAAAACTCTTTGTCCAGGGTATACATATAGTAGTCATAATAGAAGAGTGAGTACCATGCCGCTCCGGTCACCCAGAAAGTCATCGGCCAGGTAGCATCAAAATGATTATTTAAGCCATGTGAACTAAAACGTGACGGAACATGAATACCACGGCAGTTATAAAGCTCACGGGCATTTACCTTAAAATCTTCCATATATGCTTCCAGTCTGTCAAACAGTGGCAACATCAGCTCCGGAGTATTAGCCTGCAAATAATGGGAAATAACAACCGGCAGATTTCCATTAGTCGTATAGTCACCGGACCAGGGAGGAGTCATAGTAGCTCCCCAGATACCTTGAAGATTAGGAGGATTGATGCCTGTGGCACAAATAACATTATAACGTGCAGCATCGAAAATCCTCTCTATTAAAGCCGGATTGGAACCACCTGCTTCCAATAACTCTTCGGAAGATTTCATCCGGTCTTCTTTAGAGGCACCCAAATCAATCGATACACGCTCAAATAATTCTTTATGGATTTTCTTATGCGCATCCAGTAGTTCCGCATAATTAGTAGGATATAAACTGAGGTCTTTCATCATATCAGGTACTTTCGATATTTCCATATTGTCAGAAGGTTCAACACGAGCTAATATCAGCACATCCGTAGCACCATTTATGACTATTTGATCCGAGCTCATTTCTATATCCCCGTCCATATTCACTACTTTCACTACCCCTTCATATCCCTTAAAGCTTTTTCTGGATTCAAATTCCCAAGGCCTTTCGTACCATGCTTTAAAATAAAGTCCGTTTTCCATTACACCGGATTCAACTTTATCAATGCAGTTCTTCTCACTTAATGTAAATTTCTTCTTACGGCCTGCATCATGCCTCATTATCTGTGAAAGATTCAATGTGGTATGGATAGAGCCTTTTTTTGAAGATAACCGTAGGGCAATCACATTGTCCGCTCTGGAAATAAATAGTTTACGCGAATAGATTCCATTATTATCCTCCCATTTAACCTCTACTTCGCCCGTAGTAAAATCCACAGTCCTATTATACTCCTTCACAGAAGAAGTATCGCTTGAAATGTTGAATTGAAATGCCGGAACAAAAAGGTCTGTTGCGTGTTTACCTTGATACCCCTCGGAATTAGCCAAGTCGACAATAAACTTAGAAGCTTCCGTAAATTTACCATCCAGCATCATTTGCTGAATCTTCTCCAGGTTCTTTCCCTGACTGACAGGCTTTCTCGGAGAGTGAATAGGTAAATAGAGCAAAGCATGGTTAAGAACAATAGATTCCCTGTATGGGTCTCCCATTACCATAGCTCCCATCACACCGTTTCCGGTAACCAACGATTCTTCCCAAATATTAGCCGGACGATTGCTATGAAATCCCCGTTCCGGAACATTACCAACATCATTGATTTCTGTTTTACAGCTTAACAAAGAAAAAACAGCTACACAGCAAAGAAAAAATATTCTCATAGTACTTTCATTTAAAATATTGTTATATAAAAAAATGCCCACTAAGCTCGTATTGCTCTGCGGGCAAAGGTAGCACGGGGGGAACAGACACCTGTGCATTATTTATGTGATTCTGTGCACTATTTATATTAGTTCTTTATCTTATATTCACTCGGAGTACAATTCTTCAACTCTTTAAATACCCGACTAAAATATTGAGAAGAAGAGAAACCACTCATGTATGCTATCTGGGATATATTGTAATTTCCTGTTTCCAATAATTGTATAGCTCTCTTTATTCTCATATCTTTTACAAGCTCAATGGGAGATACCCCCAAAATAGATTTCACCTTCTTATAGAAAACAGAACGTCCAATATTCATACTATCAGCCAAGTCTTCGATTTTGAAGTCAGAATCTTGAAGCCTTTCTTCCACAGCCTGAATGATTTTATGAATGAAGTCTTCATCATAAGAGGTTATTTGCGGTACCGACGGAGATAAGTTTTCCAAAATATCATCCTGATTTACCACAGGCTCTTTACCGGCAACAGGCAACACTTCTTTCATAAAGTGTTCACGCAATATGCTGCGTTGCTTTAATAATGAAGAAATGCGCGCACGTAAATACCCGGAACTGAATGGCTTTGTTATATAATCATCCGCCCCATATTCCAAACCTTTTATGCGGTCATCCAACGTAGCTTTCGCCGATAATAAAACAAAAGGAATATGGCTTACATTATAGTCCTTCTTTACTTCTTCCAGCAATTCTATACCATCCAAACAAGGCATCATAATATCACTGATAACCAAATCCGGAATTTTCGACTTGATTTTCTCCAGCCCTGTTTTCCCATTTTCAGCTTCAATCACGTGATAATCTTTCCGAAGTATATTCACCATAAAATGTCTCAGTTCCTCATTATCTTCCACTACTAAAACCGACATACCTTCTGCTTCTTCATTATTTTGCGTTATGCCGGAATCCATCGGCATTGAAGATTCGGAATCATTTAAAATGAACT encodes the following:
- a CDS encoding RagB/SusD family nutrient uptake outer membrane protein; its protein translation is MKKSILLVASLMLFLGSGCDSFLDETNYSDVTSEGGYYDTEEGLNAIVNACYTPLRFWAGKEDAIGLSETGTDIIAAASGCVDNNMAAYTQSLDGTNSACTFYFDRFYAAINWCNTAIYHAETVPNPSKDETLATTLNKREAEARVLRAFYYWILTETFGDTYYIDVPSSSIVMNPVKTSVSDIYQHMFSDLDWAITSKLSTQQNDGGRVTVWTAKALKARLLLTRASVTKDAKMYEQAYNLAKDVIDNGPFELAKDFASIWDMKNSDGNSNNEVIWYVDYSTNQLYNSELDDKPVIRNGGNNAHLLFCMKYDDQPGMTRSIEYGRPFNRYMPTRYLIDLFDEERDQRYGGSFRHLWIMNNEKGKGKYTAMADTAIYIIKREATAAQRAWAENRYQLFDRNDIYNADGSTKNMKQSLELCKFADPARASKDEDRSTRDGFMIRIAEMYLIVAEAGAQTDKSDALDYMNKLRMTRAVAGYEEDMCVNLSQIQDIDFILDERARELAGEQLRWFDLKRFGKEQFVKRIKKCNPNAANVDEHHWVRPFPQTFLDAIENKTEFTQNTGYK
- a CDS encoding SusC/RagA family TonB-linked outer membrane protein; translated protein: MNQNVFIRRACMSLMFSMLCLLSLAQTHQVSGIVKDVTGEPVIGVNVSVQGTGNGSITDVDGKFAIPNVKEKDVLVVSYIGYLTQSIPVGKQTSFTITLKEDAQALDEVVVVGYGVQKKRDLSGAVSSVKSRDITAIPTTNALEALQGKVAGLDLTSSSGKAGADLSFTIRGERSLKASNKPLILVDGVDYGTTLDINPSDIESIEVLKDASSTAIYGTRGANGIIIVTTKKGKTGKSKVSLNAFASVNMISSYPSIMNGAEYAQLKREAYRDQTTNEYLPDDQVFTVAQELEYVREGVSTDYRDLMMSNGFNQNYELSISGGTDKTQHNISLGYRGENGLFKNDNYKRLNARVALDHELLKTLKIGTSITYTYKDQNTRRDPLNMCNKIVPLSKPYDENGEVVRFPAPGYNSQTNPLVDDVEGAIKDNTKGTRFFGSLYANWNITKDLLFRTTLGVDAQNSRRGYYCSANSLDGEGKDSKSLKEHTIQSGITWENILTYSKILGEHDFQIMGGTSTIYKSKEYTLASGKGQTYGGNIYHNLASNTKEVMIDSYLQEENLASFFGRVNYKFMDRYILTASLRADGSSLLASGHKWGYFPSVALAWRMNEEAFLKNIDNLSNLKLRLSWGESGQSAIDPYQTIGLLGSSTYSFNNELASGLYPKTMSNKNLTWETTSVFDLGVDFGLFNNRLSGSLDVYKSYTRNVLMNRKIPSTNGYSDVMENIGKTENFGIDITLNSVNIQKKNFTWSTDFTLSHNKEKIKELASGAMRDEANSWFVGEAFQVFYDYKKIGIWQLDEAEEAAKNGQIPGDIKIQDTNDDGEITPEDRVIYSKRPKVTFGINNAFTIHDFEFSFFIYSRLGQWIDYEFNRGYKPDGLENSSNVDYWTPENPTNDFPRPNRFYGFGKTRYSSTLKYEKGSFVKIRDITLAYNLPAKALKNIGLDRVRIYATAKNFFTFSSIENYDPERGGGISFPMTKQLVFGINLDF
- a CDS encoding glycosyl hydrolase family 95 catalytic domain-containing protein is translated as MRIFFLCCVAVFSLLSCKTEINDVGNVPERGFHSNRPANIWEESLVTGNGVMGAMVMGDPYRESIVLNHALLYLPIHSPRKPVSQGKNLEKIQQMMLDGKFTEASKFIVDLANSEGYQGKHATDLFVPAFQFNISSDTSSVKEYNRTVDFTTGEVEVKWEDNNGIYSRKLFISRADNVIALRLSSKKGSIHTTLNLSQIMRHDAGRKKKFTLSEKNCIDKVESGVMENGLYFKAWYERPWEFESRKSFKGYEGVVKVVNMDGDIEMSSDQIVINGATDVLILARVEPSDNMEISKVPDMMKDLSLYPTNYAELLDAHKKIHKELFERVSIDLGASKEDRMKSSEELLEAGGSNPALIERIFDAARYNVICATGINPPNLQGIWGATMTPPWSGDYTTNGNLPVVISHYLQANTPELMLPLFDRLEAYMEDFKVNARELYNCRGIHVPSRFSSHGLNNHFDATWPMTFWVTGAAWYSLFYYDYYMYTLDKEFLQKRALPFMEQAALFYEDFLKEGADGKYVFNPSYSPENHPVNHPSQACINATMDVMAANALLRSVIEASQILGVNQDKIPVWESMQAKMPSYMLNENGEIREWMWKDLQDNHKHRHASHLFGLYDFHDPLIMKDKDLVEGCKRAVNRRMEIRRQDNGGIMAFGMIQLAFSACALGESETAYDMLIWLGNSYWNNNMVSTHDPKKTFNLDICGGYPSLVMKMLVYSEPGLISLLPCKPRQWRSGHINGVALRGGIIVQELSWNEKEVKVTLLSKIDQNVKIQLGEAEIQEIALKADTPATFNFSL